A window of the Sabethes cyaneus chromosome 1, idSabCyanKW18_F2, whole genome shotgun sequence genome harbors these coding sequences:
- the LOC128746347 gene encoding zinc finger protein OZF-like, whose translation MWTPVFQRSSRYLLFCCSDDDSMAACCDDDDDDEQIDKICKPQFSCDICGKTYKQRNSLRKHLDTHSTEKMSDPNQSKPLKQCEICEKLVSKNGYSRHKKSHSDERSFECEICSKTFVRIGNLKLHKMIHLAERRFKCDICGKAFLKLAHLVEHTETHNPKKQFICDICDKSFSGKGLIVRHIRTHITEKRFKCVICDKTFCRKEHLVRHVKMHDPTNDARPFPCDICGLSYNLAYMLGDHKKIHSYLGKNPFKCNKCDAKYTYEGDLRCHMKLHLEKRCSKCGMQFVTRKRLENHLCKDRPFKCTMCEKAFMYEKNFRNHRYNVHNSSDNKPHDVGEPTTVQGRIVRSSGRVQKVRQQQQSEKFEQLPPSDEMDSVSESSSQTG comes from the coding sequence ATGTGGACTCCTGTTTTCCAACGCTCTTCACGGTACCTTCTCTTCTGTTGCAGCGATGATGATTCGATGGCGGCCTGctgcgatgatgatgatgatgatgaacaaATTGACAAGATTTGTAAACCACAGTTCAGTTGTGACATTTGCGGTAAAACGTACAAACAACGCAATTCGTTACGCAAACATCTCGACACTCACTCTACGGAGAAAATGTCCGATCCGAACCAAAGCAAACCGTTGAAGCAGTGTGAAATTTGCGAAAAGTTAGTTTCTAAAAATGGCTATTCGAGGCACAAAAAATCCCACAGCGACGAACGCTCATTTGAATGCGAGATATGCAGCAAAACCTTTGTCAGAATCGGCAATCTGAAGCTGCACAAGATGATTCATCTGGCGGAAAGACGATTCAAATGTGACATATGCGGTAAAGCCTTTTTAAAACTGGCACATTTGGTCGAACATACAGAAACGCACAATCCGAAGAAACAATTCATATGCGATATATGTGATAAAAGTTTTTCCGGAAAAGGACTTATAGTCCGTCATATAAGAACGCATATTACGGAAAAACGATTCAAATGTGTAATATGTGacaaaacattttgcagaaAGGAACATTTAGTCCGACATGTAAAAATGCACGATCCGACAAACGATGCGCGACCATTTCCGTGCGACATTTGCGGTTTGTCGTATAACTTAGCGTATATGCTAGGTGATCACAAGAAGATCCACTCGTACCTGGGGAAAAATCCATTCAAGTGTAATAAATGCGATGCAAAATATACCTACGAGGGCGACCTGAGGTGTCACATGAAGCTACACTTAGAGAAGCGATGTTCCAAGTGTGGAATGCAGTTTGTTACACGTAAACGACTTGAAAATCACCTGTGCAAAGATCGACCATTCAAATGCACGATGTGTGAAAAAGCGTTTATGTATGAGAAAAATTTTCGGAACCATCGGTACAATGTACACAACAGTAGTGATAACAAACCGCACGACGTCGGTGAACCGACGACAGTTCAAGGCCGAATTGTGCGGAGCTCCGGAAGGGTCCAGAAGGTGCGGCAGCAGCAACAAAGTGAAAAATTTGAGCAACTGCCGCCGAGCGATGAAATGGATTCGGTTTCCGAATCAAGCAGCCAGACAGGCTGA